One Eleginops maclovinus isolate JMC-PN-2008 ecotype Puerto Natales chromosome 22, JC_Emac_rtc_rv5, whole genome shotgun sequence DNA segment encodes these proteins:
- the xpo1b gene encoding LOW QUALITY PROTEIN: exportin-1 (The sequence of the model RefSeq protein was modified relative to this genomic sequence to represent the inferred CDS: deleted 1 base in 1 codon) → MPAIMTMLADHAAQQLLDFNQKLDINLLDNVVNCLHHGVGPQQRMAQEVLTHLKEHPDAWTRVDTILEFSQNMNTKYYALQILETVIKTRWKILPRNQCEGIKKYVVGLIIKTSSDASNVEKEKVYIGKLNMILVQILKQEWPKHWPTFISDIVGASRTSESLCQNNMVILKLLSEEVFDFSSGQMTQVKAKHLKDSMCNEFSQIFQLCQFVMENSQNAPLVHATLETLLRFLNWIPLGYIFETKLISTLVYKFLNVPMFRNVTLKCLTEIAGVSVSQYEEQFVTLFTLTMCQLKQMLPLNTNIRLAYANGKDDEQNFIQNLSLFLCTFLKEHGQLIEKRLNLRETLMEALHYMLLVSEVEETEIFKICLEYWNHLAAELYRESPFSTSTSPLLSGNQHFDVPPRRQLYLPVLSKVRLLMVSRMAKPEEVLVVENDQGEVVREFMKDTDSINLYKNMRETLVYLTHLDYADTERIMTEKLHNQVNGTEWSWKNLNTLCWAIGSISGAMHEEDEKRFLVTVIKDLLGLCEQKRGKDNKAIIASNIMYIVGQYPRFLRAHWKFLKTVVNKLFEFMHETHDGVQDMACDTFIKIAQKCRRHFIQVQVGEVMPFIDEILNNINTIICDLQPQQVHTFYEAVGYMIGAQTDQTVQEHLIEKYMLLPNQVWDSIIQQATKNVDILKDPETVKQLGSILKTNVRACKAVGHPFVIQLGRIYLDMLNVYKCLSENISAAIQTNGEMVTKQPLIRSMRTVKRETLKLISGWVSRSNDPQMVGENFVPPLLDAVLIDYQRNVPAAREPEVLSTMATIVNKLGGHITSEIPQIFDAVFECTLNMINKNFEEFPEHRTHFFYLLQAVNSHCFPAFLAIPPAQFKLVLDSIIWAFKHTMRNVADTGLQILYTLLQNVAQEEAAAQSFYQTYFCDILQHIFSVVTDTSHTAGLTMHASILAYMFNLVEEGKITTVLNPSSPNNQGFIQEYVANLLKTAFPHLQDAQVKVFVTGLFSLNQDIPAFKEHLRDFLVQIKEFAGEDTTDLFLEEREASLRQAQEEKHKIQMSVPGILNPHEIPEEMCD, encoded by the exons ATGCCAGCAATTATGACAATGTTAGCAGACCATGCAGCACAGCAGCTGCTGGACTTCAACCAGAAATTGGATATCAACCTGCTGGATAACGTGGTGAACTGTCTACATCATGGGGTGGGACCACAG CAGAGAATGGCACAGGAAGTGTTGACACACTTAAAAGAGCATCCGGATGCCTGGACGAGAGTGGACACCATCCTCGAATTCTCTCAGAACATGAACACCAAA TACTATGCTCTTCAGATTCTGGAAACGGTTATCAAAACAAGATGGAAGATTCTTCCCAGGAATCAGTGTGAAG GTATAAAAAAGTATGTTGTTGGTCTCATTATCAAGACTTCATCAGATGCATCAAATGTGGAG aaAGAAAAGGTGTACATTGGAAAGCTGAACATGATCCTTGTTCAG ATCCTGAAGCAGGAGTGGCCCAAGCACTGGCCCACCTTCATCAGCGACATTGTTGGGGCGAGTCGCACGAGCGAGAGCCTCTGTCAGAACAACATGGTCATCCTCAAGTTGCTCAGCGAGGAggtctttgatttctccagcgGCCAGATGACCCAGGTCAAGGCAAAGCATCTAAAAGACAG caTGTGCAACGAGTTCTCCCAGATATTCCAGCTTTGCCAGTTTGTTATG GAGAATTCCCAGAACGCCCCTCTGGTCCATGCCACTCTGGAGACCCTGCTACGTTTTCTCAACTGGATTCCTCTCGGGTACATCTTTGAAACCAAACTGATCAGCACATTGGTGTATAAG TTCTTGAACGTGCCCATGTTTCGCAACGTGACTCTGAAGTGCCTCACAGAGATTGCCGGTGTGAGCGTGAGCCAGTACGAGGAGCAGTTTGTCACACTCTTCACACTGACCATGTGTCAACTCAAACAG ATGTTGCCTCTGAACACTAACATTCGTCTGGCCTACGCCAACGGGAAAGACGACGAGCAGAACTTCATCCAGAACCTCAGTCTGTTCCTCTGTACGTTCCTGAAGGAGCACGGGCAGCTCATCGAGAAGCGGCTCAACCTCCGAGAAACATTAATGGAG GCCCTCCACTACATGCTGCTGGTGTCGGAGGTGGAGGAGACGGAGATCTTTAAAATTTGTCTCGAGTATTGGAACCACTTGGCTGCTGAGCTGTACAGAGAGAGTCCCTTCTCCACGTCCACGTCCCCCCTGCTCTCTGGCAACCAGCACTTTGACGTGCCCCCCCGCAGACAGCTCTATCTGCCTGTACTCTCCAAG GTGCGTCTGCTTATGGTAAGTCGGATGGCCAAGCCGGAGGAGGTGTTGGTGGTGGAGAACGACCAGGGAGAGGTGGTCAGAGAGTTCATGAAGGACACAGACTCCATCAACCTCTACAAGAACATGAGGGAAACCCTGG TGTACCTCACTCATCTGGACTATGCAGACACAGAGCGCATCATGACAGAGAAGCTGCACAACCAGGTGAACGGCACCGAGTGGTCCTGGAAGAACCTCAACACGCTGTGCTGGGCCATCGGCTCCATCAGCGGGGCGATGCACGAGGAGGACGAGAAAAGGTTCCTGGTCACCGTCATCAAG GATCTCCTGGGTCTGTGcgagcagaagagaggaaaggacaACAAGGCCATCATCGCCTCGAATATCATGTACATCGTCGGCCAGTACCCTCGCTTCCTCAGAGCCCACTGGAAGTTCCTCAAAACCGTCGTAAACAAACTCTTTGAGTTCATGCATG AGACCCATGACGGAGTTCAGGACATGGCCTGTGACACATTCATCAAGATCGCCCAGAAGTGCCGGCGCCACTTTATCCAAGTGCAGGTGGGAGAGGTGATGCCCTTCATCGACGAGATcctcaacaacatcaacaccaTCATCTGCGACCTTCAGCCTCAACAG GTGCACACGTTCTACGAGGCAGTAGGCTACATGATCGGAGCACAGACAGATCAGACGGTTCAAGAGCACCTGATAGAAAAATACATGCTGCTTCCAAATCAGGTGTGGGACAGCATCATCCAGCAGGCCACCAAG AACGTGGACATCCTGAAGGACCCGGAGACTGTGAAGCAGCTGGGCAGCATCCTGAAGACCAACGTGCGAGCCTGTAAGGCCGTGGGACACCCCTTCGTCATCCAGCTGGGACGGATCTACCTGGACATGCTCAACGTCTACAAGTGCCTCAGTGAGAACATCTCTGCCGCCATTCAGACAAACG gcgAGATGGTGACGAAACAGCCCCTGATCCGGAGCATGAGGACAGTGAAGCGGGAGACTCTGAAACTGATTTCAGGCTGGGTCAGCCGATCAAACGACCCACAGATG GTCGGGGAGAACTTTGTTCCTCCGCTGTTGGACGCCGTCCTCATTGATTACCAACGCAACGTCCCCGCTGCCCGGGAGCCCGAGGTCCTCAGCACCATGGCAACCATTGTAAACAAGCTGGGCGGACACATCACCAGTGAGATCCCACAGATCTTCGATGCTGTCTTCGAGTGCACCCTAAACATGATCAACAAG AACTTTGAGGAGTTCCCCGAGCACAGGACTCACTTCTTCTACTTACTCCAAGCGGTGAACTCTCACTGCTTCCCTGCATTCCTCGCCATCCCCCCCGCACAGTTCAAGCTGGTGCTGGACTCCATCATCTGGGCCTTCAAACACACCATGAGGAACGTGGCTGACACCG GTCTGCAGATCCTGTACACGCTGCTGCAGAACGTGGCCCAGGAGGAGGCC GCTGCTCAGAGCTTCTACCAGACGTACTTCTGTGATATCCTGCAACACATCTTCTCCGTGGTCACCGACACGTCACACACTGCGG gccTGACCATGCACGCCTCCATCCTGGCCTACATGTTCAACCTGGTGGAGGAGGGGAAGATCACCACGGTGCTGAACCCCAGCAGCCCCAACAACCAGGGCTTCATCCAGGAGTACGTGGCCAACCTGCTGAAGACAGCCTTCCCCCACCTACAGGA tgcgCAGGTGAAGGTGTTTGTGACGGGGCTGTTCAGCCTCAACCAGGATATCCCCGCCTTCAAGGAGCACCTTAGGGACTTCCTTGTCCAGATTAAG GAGTTTGCGGGCGAGGACACCACAGACCTGTtcctggaggagagggaggcgTCGCTGCGACAGGCccaggaggagaaacacaagatCCAGATGTCGGTCCCGGGCATCCTTAACCCTCACGAGATCCCCGAGGAGATGTGCGACTGA